A single genomic interval of Macadamia integrifolia cultivar HAES 741 chromosome 6, SCU_Mint_v3, whole genome shotgun sequence harbors:
- the LOC122082276 gene encoding uncharacterized mitochondrial protein AtMg00810-like: protein MAKEFNALVKNGMWSLVPRTASMNLASRAWFRRLSDFLQRLGFHASQTDPSLFIYKAGSTLVYILVYVDDILVTGNASSQVASLLIGLAQEFPIKDLGNLHFFLGIEVIRHSKGLLLSQSRYISDLLKRSGMTECKAVRTPMAITLPASTSGGAVMADPTQYRSIVGALQYFTLTHPDVAFAVNQAFSDADWTGSSEEPKSIGGYAIFLGPNLISWNSRKQCIVARSSTKSGYKALADAFDLVGIALH from the exons ATGGCTAAAGAGTTCAATGCATTGGTCAAGAATGGAATGTGGTCTCTTGTTCCTCGTACTGCTAGTATGAATTTG GCTTCTCGAGCTTGGTTTCGCAGACTCTCTGATTTCCTTCAACGGTTGGGATTTCATGCTTCACAAACTGATCCTTCTCTCTTCATCTACAAGGCTGGGTCGACCCTTGTTTATATACtggtatatgtggatgatattctAGTCACCGGCAATGCCTCCTCCCAAGTGGCTTCTCTTCTTATAGGGCTTGCTCAAGAATTCCCCATTAAGGACCTCGGCAACCTCcattttttcttgggtattgaagtCATCCGTCATTCCAAGGGTCTTCTTCTCTCGCAATCCAGATATATTTCTGACCTCCTCAAGCGGTCTGGTATGACTGAATGTAAGGCTGTGCGCACACCCATGGCTATCACTCTACCAGCGTCTACCTCTGGGGGTGCAGTCATGGCCGACCCTACCCAATATCGGTCTATTGTAGGGGCATTGCAATATTTTACTCTCACACACCCTGATGTTGCTTTCGCTGTCAATCAA GCCTTCTCTGATGCAGATTGGACTGGCAGCAGTGAAGAACCCAAATCCATTGGGGGCTATGCAATATTTCTTGGCCCCAATCTAATCTCTTGGAATTCTAGAAAGCAATGCATTGTGGCGCGTTCCTCCACTAAGTCTGGGTACAAGGCCCTTGCTGATGCCTTTGATTTGGTTGGAATCGCTCTTCATTGA